Proteins from one Azospirillum brasilense genomic window:
- a CDS encoding monovalent cation/H+ antiporter subunit A, whose protein sequence is MSDALLLLAATGLPFAGAIVAGMLPTHARNTAAWLAGAIAIIGLGLVWAAYPTVAAGGVIRHSMAWMPSLGLDFTLRMDGFAWLFAGLVFGVGALVVLYARYYMSADDPVPRFFAFLLAFMGSMTGVVLSGNLIQLAFFWELTSLFSFLLIGYWHHTAAARDGARMALTITATGGLCLFAGVLLLGHIAGSYNLDVVLASGDKIREHALYLPALVLILMGALTKSAQFPFHFWLPHAMAAPTPVSAYLHSATLVKAGVFLMARLWPVLAGTDAWFWIVGSAGLATLLIGAYVAIFQNDLKGLLAYSTISHLGLITLLLGLNSELAMVAAIFHILNHAAFKASLFMAAGIIDHETGTRDLRRLSGLNRFMPFTTRLAMVAAAAMAGVPLMNGFISKEMFFAETLTAQGSVTFLLDILPFAAMVASAFAVAYSLRFIHGAFFGPDPVDLPHLPHEPPAWMRLPVEILALACIIIGLLPAATVGPYLNMAAHAALGAATPEYSLAVWHGFNTPLVMSLLALAAGVTLYFLLQPLFRNNIEGPPFISRLEGRRMFERSMVFLSWRLARTLEGLLGTRRLQPQLRLVVCVAILAAGWAVYRRGLGPGNLVPQGIDPVLALIWAIGAACALGAAWQAKFHRLAALILLGGTGLVTCVTFVWFSAPDLALTQLLVEIVTTILLLLGLRWLPKRLPGTGTSEVMRTGRRLRDLAIAITAGLGMAGLAFGVMTRFPPEILAQHFLERAYTEGGGTNVVNVILVDFRGFDTLGEIAVLGVVALTAYALLRRFRPAPDSVDVPEQQRDQSAYDIARPERREGDTVADWLLIPSVIARLLFPVVGMVALFLLLRGHDLPGGGFAAGLMGSIAMILQYMLGGTQWVEARLRVLPLRWMGLGLLLAAGTGLGALLFGRPFLTTYFAYANLPLIGEIPTASALLFDIGVFALVIGATMLTLIALARQSVRGHRAAAPRVPAASPPVAPAPVATNAPTGAPTAATGDD, encoded by the coding sequence ATGTCCGACGCCCTGTTGCTCCTGGCCGCCACCGGCCTTCCGTTCGCCGGCGCGATCGTCGCCGGGATGCTGCCGACGCACGCGCGCAACACCGCGGCGTGGTTGGCCGGTGCGATCGCGATCATCGGGCTGGGTCTGGTGTGGGCGGCCTATCCGACGGTGGCGGCGGGCGGGGTGATCCGTCATTCGATGGCCTGGATGCCGTCGCTCGGCCTGGATTTCACGCTGCGGATGGACGGCTTCGCGTGGCTGTTCGCCGGGCTGGTGTTCGGGGTCGGCGCGCTCGTCGTGCTCTACGCGCGCTATTACATGTCGGCGGACGATCCGGTCCCGCGCTTCTTCGCGTTCCTGCTGGCCTTCATGGGGTCGATGACGGGGGTGGTGCTCTCCGGCAACCTGATTCAGCTCGCCTTCTTCTGGGAGTTGACCAGCCTCTTCTCCTTCCTGCTGATCGGCTACTGGCATCACACGGCGGCGGCGCGCGACGGCGCGCGCATGGCGCTGACCATCACGGCGACGGGCGGGCTGTGCCTGTTCGCGGGGGTGCTGCTGCTCGGCCACATCGCCGGCAGCTACAACCTCGACGTCGTTCTGGCCTCGGGCGACAAGATCCGCGAACACGCGCTCTACCTGCCGGCGCTGGTCCTCATCCTGATGGGCGCCTTGACCAAGAGCGCGCAGTTCCCGTTCCATTTCTGGCTGCCGCACGCCATGGCGGCGCCCACCCCCGTCTCGGCCTATCTGCACTCGGCGACCCTGGTGAAGGCCGGCGTCTTCCTGATGGCCCGGCTGTGGCCGGTGCTGGCGGGGACGGACGCGTGGTTCTGGATCGTCGGCAGCGCCGGTCTGGCCACCCTGCTGATCGGCGCCTATGTGGCGATCTTCCAGAACGACCTGAAAGGACTTCTGGCCTATTCGACCATCAGCCATCTCGGGCTGATCACCCTGCTGCTCGGCCTCAACAGCGAACTCGCCATGGTCGCGGCGATCTTCCACATCCTCAACCACGCCGCCTTCAAGGCGTCGCTGTTCATGGCCGCCGGTATCATCGACCATGAGACGGGAACCCGCGACCTCCGGCGCCTGTCCGGACTGAACCGTTTCATGCCCTTCACGACGCGGCTGGCGATGGTGGCCGCCGCCGCCATGGCGGGCGTGCCGCTGATGAACGGCTTCATCTCGAAGGAGATGTTCTTCGCCGAGACGCTGACGGCCCAGGGGTCCGTGACCTTCCTGCTCGACATCCTGCCCTTCGCCGCCATGGTGGCGAGCGCCTTCGCGGTGGCCTATTCGCTGCGCTTCATCCACGGCGCCTTCTTCGGCCCCGACCCGGTCGACCTGCCGCACCTGCCGCACGAGCCGCCGGCCTGGATGCGGCTGCCCGTCGAGATCCTGGCGCTGGCCTGCATCATCATCGGTCTGCTGCCCGCGGCCACCGTGGGACCGTATCTGAACATGGCGGCCCACGCCGCGCTCGGCGCCGCGACGCCGGAATACAGCTTGGCGGTCTGGCACGGCTTCAACACGCCGCTGGTGATGAGCCTGCTCGCCCTGGCGGCCGGCGTGACGCTTTATTTCCTGCTGCAGCCGCTGTTCCGGAACAACATCGAGGGCCCGCCCTTCATCAGCCGACTGGAAGGCCGCCGCATGTTCGAGCGGAGCATGGTCTTCCTGTCCTGGCGCCTTGCCCGGACCCTGGAGGGCCTGCTGGGCACCCGGCGTCTGCAGCCCCAGCTGCGGCTGGTCGTCTGCGTCGCCATCCTGGCCGCGGGCTGGGCGGTCTACCGGCGCGGGCTCGGCCCCGGCAATCTGGTGCCGCAGGGCATCGACCCCGTGCTCGCCCTGATCTGGGCGATCGGCGCCGCCTGCGCGCTGGGGGCGGCGTGGCAGGCCAAGTTCCACCGCCTCGCCGCGCTGATCCTGCTCGGTGGCACCGGTCTGGTCACCTGCGTCACCTTCGTCTGGTTCTCCGCCCCCGACCTCGCGCTGACCCAGCTGCTGGTCGAGATCGTCACCACGATCCTGCTGCTGCTCGGCCTGCGCTGGCTGCCCAAGCGGTTGCCCGGCACCGGCACGTCGGAGGTGATGCGGACGGGGCGCCGCCTGCGCGACCTCGCCATCGCCATCACCGCCGGGCTCGGCATGGCGGGGCTGGCCTTCGGCGTGATGACCCGCTTCCCGCCGGAGATCCTGGCGCAGCATTTCCTGGAGCGCGCCTACACCGAAGGCGGCGGCACCAACGTCGTCAACGTGATCCTGGTCGACTTCCGCGGATTCGACACGCTGGGCGAGATCGCCGTGCTGGGCGTGGTGGCGCTGACCGCCTACGCGCTGCTGCGCCGCTTCCGCCCGGCCCCCGACAGCGTGGACGTGCCGGAGCAGCAGCGCGACCAGAGCGCCTACGACATCGCCCGGCCGGAGCGGCGGGAGGGCGACACGGTGGCCGATTGGCTGCTGATCCCGTCGGTGATCGCGCGTCTGCTGTTCCCGGTGGTCGGCATGGTCGCGCTGTTCCTGCTGCTGCGCGGCCACGACCTGCCCGGCGGCGGCTTCGCCGCGGGGCTGATGGGCTCGATCGCCATGATCCTGCAATACATGCTGGGCGGGACGCAGTGGGTGGAGGCGCGGCTGCGCGTGCTGCCGCTGCGCTGGATGGGTCTCGGGCTTCTGCTGGCCGCCGGCACGGGCCTGGGCGCCCTGCTGTTCGGGCGGCCTTTCCTGACCACCTATTTCGCCTACGCGAACCTGCCGCTCATCGGGGAGATCCCGACGGCCAGCGCTCTGCTGTTCGACATCGGCGTGTTCGCGCTGGTCATCGGCGCCACCATGCTGACCCTGATCGCGCTGGCCCGCCAGTCGGTCCGCGGTCATCGCGCCGCAGCACCCCGCGTCCCGGCGGCGAGCCCCCCCGTGGCGCCCGCTCCGGTCGCGACCAATGCCCCGACCGGCGCCCCAACCGCCGCAACCGGAGACGACTGA
- a CDS encoding Na+/H+ antiporter subunit C, which produces MELILALGIGVLTGSGVWLLLRPRTFQVIIGLSLLSYAVNLFIFSTGGLRTGAAPVLERGMAGSLATHADPVPQALVLTAIVISFATTALFLVLLLAARGLTGTDHVDGKEKSR; this is translated from the coding sequence ATGGAACTTATCCTCGCCCTCGGGATCGGGGTGCTGACGGGCTCCGGCGTCTGGCTGCTGCTGCGTCCCCGCACCTTCCAGGTCATCATCGGCCTGTCGCTGCTCTCCTACGCCGTCAACCTCTTCATCTTCTCGACCGGCGGCCTGCGCACGGGGGCGGCGCCGGTGCTGGAGCGCGGCATGGCCGGCAGCCTCGCCACCCACGCCGACCCGGTGCCGCAGGCCCTGGTCCTCACGGCCATCGTCATCAGCTTCGCGACGACGGCGCTGTTCCTCGTCCTGCTCCTCGCCGCGCGAGGACTGACGGGAACCGACCATGTGGACGGTAAGGAGAAGTCCCGGTGA
- a CDS encoding monovalent cation/H+ antiporter subunit D, translating to MDHLVIAPIIIPLLVGAVLMLIDERRRALKATLGVVSASALLALAVLLLYLTDHTATGADATVRVYRLGDWPSLFGIVLVLDRLSAMMLVLTGILGLSALVFALARWQKAGAHFHSLFQFQLMGLNGAFLTGDLFNLFVFFEIMLAASYGLALHGSGLARVRAGLHYIAINLAASLLFLIGVSMIYGVSGTLNMAELAVRIAAVAPEDRGLLEAGAAILGVAFLIKAGMWPLGFWLPNTYTTVGAPSAAIISILSKVGIYAIIRIWLLVFGDSAGTSAGFGGHWLLIGGVLTIAFGSIAVLATQNLARLAGASVLVSSGTLLAAIGAGQVAVTGGALFYMTSSVLAIAGLFLLIELVERGRMVGADVLAVTREAFGEGEDEESDDDDAIGVSIPAIMAILGIAFMACALLLAGLPPLSGFLAKFAILAPMLAQGTEGLPFTTWALMAALILSGLATVVAMSRTGIDVFWASPAGDLPRVRLVELGPVMLLLALCVALTVQAGPVMRYMEDTARSLHGPERYVQGVMTTAAPGTGKGVAP from the coding sequence ATGGATCATCTGGTGATCGCTCCGATCATCATCCCGCTGCTGGTCGGCGCGGTGCTGATGCTGATCGACGAGCGGCGGCGGGCGCTGAAGGCCACGCTTGGCGTGGTGTCGGCCTCGGCGCTGCTGGCGCTGGCGGTGCTGCTGCTCTATCTGACGGACCACACCGCCACGGGAGCGGACGCCACCGTGCGCGTCTACCGGCTGGGCGACTGGCCGTCGCTGTTCGGCATCGTCCTGGTGCTCGACCGGCTGTCGGCGATGATGCTGGTGCTGACCGGCATCCTTGGCCTGTCCGCCCTGGTCTTCGCGCTGGCGCGCTGGCAGAAGGCGGGGGCGCATTTCCATTCGCTGTTCCAGTTCCAGCTGATGGGGCTGAACGGCGCCTTCCTGACCGGCGACCTGTTCAACCTCTTCGTCTTCTTCGAGATCATGCTGGCCGCGTCCTACGGCTTGGCGCTGCACGGCTCCGGCCTCGCACGCGTGCGCGCCGGGCTGCACTACATCGCCATCAACCTGGCGGCGTCCCTGCTCTTCCTGATCGGGGTGAGCATGATCTACGGCGTGTCCGGCACGCTGAACATGGCGGAGCTGGCCGTCCGCATCGCCGCGGTGGCGCCGGAGGACCGCGGCCTGCTGGAGGCCGGGGCGGCGATCCTCGGCGTCGCCTTCCTCATCAAGGCGGGCATGTGGCCGCTGGGCTTCTGGCTGCCGAACACCTACACCACGGTCGGGGCGCCGTCCGCCGCGATCATCTCGATCCTCAGCAAGGTCGGCATCTACGCCATCATCCGGATCTGGCTGCTGGTCTTCGGCGACAGCGCCGGCACCTCGGCGGGGTTCGGCGGGCACTGGCTGCTGATCGGCGGGGTCCTGACCATCGCCTTCGGCTCCATCGCGGTGCTGGCGACGCAGAATCTGGCGCGGCTGGCCGGGGCCAGCGTGCTGGTGTCCTCCGGCACGCTGCTGGCCGCCATCGGCGCCGGGCAGGTGGCGGTGACCGGCGGCGCGCTGTTCTACATGACCAGCTCCGTCCTGGCGATCGCCGGGCTGTTCCTGCTGATCGAGCTGGTCGAACGCGGCCGCATGGTCGGTGCCGACGTGCTGGCGGTGACGCGCGAGGCCTTCGGTGAGGGCGAAGACGAGGAATCGGACGACGACGACGCCATCGGCGTGTCGATCCCGGCGATCATGGCGATCCTCGGCATCGCCTTCATGGCCTGCGCGCTTCTGCTCGCCGGGCTGCCGCCGCTGTCCGGTTTCCTCGCCAAGTTCGCCATCCTGGCGCCGATGCTGGCGCAGGGGACGGAGGGGCTTCCCTTCACCACCTGGGCGCTGATGGCGGCGCTGATCCTGTCCGGTCTGGCGACGGTGGTCGCGATGAGCCGAACCGGCATCGACGTCTTCTGGGCGTCGCCGGCCGGCGACCTGCCGCGCGTGCGCCTCGTGGAACTCGGGCCGGTGATGCTGCTGCTGGCGCTCTGCGTGGCGCTGACCGTCCAGGCCGGACCGGTGATGCGCTACATGGAGGACACCGCCCGCTCCCTTCACGGGCCTGAACGCTACGTCCAGGGGGTGATGACCACCGCGGCGCCGGGAACCGGCAAGGGGGTCGCGCCATGA
- a CDS encoding Na+/H+ antiporter subunit E — protein sequence MKRWWPYPLLTAALVAMWLLLTESVALGSILMGGILATVALWGFAALDPPGGRLKRPRAAVALAALVMADVARSNLAVAKIILNPRKTERVSGFLRIPLDMRAPYGLATLACIITGTPGTIWVEYNSANNTILLHILDLVDEKTWIDTIKGRYEKRLMEIFE from the coding sequence ATGAAGCGCTGGTGGCCCTATCCGCTGCTGACCGCCGCGCTGGTGGCGATGTGGCTGCTGCTGACCGAGAGCGTGGCGCTGGGCTCCATCCTGATGGGGGGCATCCTGGCGACCGTCGCGCTCTGGGGCTTCGCCGCGCTCGACCCGCCGGGCGGACGGCTGAAGCGGCCGCGCGCCGCCGTCGCGCTGGCCGCGCTGGTGATGGCCGACGTCGCGCGCTCCAACCTCGCGGTCGCCAAGATCATTCTAAACCCGCGCAAGACGGAGCGGGTGTCCGGCTTCCTGCGCATCCCCCTCGACATGCGGGCGCCCTACGGTCTGGCGACTCTGGCCTGCATCATCACGGGGACGCCGGGGACGATCTGGGTGGAGTACAACTCCGCGAACAACACCATCCTTCTCCACATCCTCGATCTGGTCGACGAGAAGACCTGGATCGACACCATCAAGGGACGGTATGAGAAGCGCCTGATGGAGATCTTCGAATGA
- a CDS encoding K+/H+ antiporter subunit F codes for MTATLLLWSIFLAQILLVAAMACATIRVLRGPRAQDRVLGLDTLYVNATMLLLTFGIRTGSTLYFEAALIIALLGFVATAALAKFLMRGEVIE; via the coding sequence ATGACCGCCACGCTGCTGCTCTGGTCGATCTTCCTGGCGCAGATCCTGCTGGTCGCCGCCATGGCCTGCGCGACCATCCGCGTGCTGCGCGGGCCGCGGGCGCAGGACCGGGTGCTCGGGCTCGACACGCTGTACGTCAACGCCACGATGCTGCTGCTGACCTTCGGCATCCGCACCGGCAGCACGCTCTATTTCGAGGCCGCGCTGATCATCGCGCTGCTCGGCTTCGTCGCGACGGCGGCGCTGGCGAAGTTCCTCATGCGCGGAGAGGTGATCGAATGA
- the mnhG gene encoding monovalent cation/H(+) antiporter subunit G, with translation MTHLADLPVWAAIPVALLLLLGASLALIGSIGFVRLRSFYERVHAPTLGTTMGIGSVLLASMLCFTVLQSRLVLHEILIAVSMLVTTPITLMLLARAALYRDRSEGSDDVPAAPPAPPVQTAAPPAPDAAPPV, from the coding sequence ATGACGCATCTGGCCGACCTGCCGGTCTGGGCGGCGATCCCGGTGGCGCTGCTCCTCCTGCTCGGCGCCTCGCTGGCGCTGATCGGGTCCATCGGGTTCGTGCGGCTGCGCAGCTTCTACGAGCGCGTCCACGCCCCGACGCTGGGCACCACCATGGGCATCGGCTCCGTGCTGCTGGCCTCGATGCTGTGCTTCACCGTGCTGCAGTCGCGGCTGGTTCTGCACGAGATCCTGATCGCGGTCTCCATGCTCGTGACCACGCCGATCACGCTGATGCTGCTCGCCCGCGCCGCCCTCTACCGCGACCGCAGCGAGGGCAGCGACGACGTGCCGGCGGCTCCGCCGGCCCCGCCGGTCCAGACCGCCGCGCCGCCGGCCCCGGACGCCGCTCCGCCGGTGTAG
- a CDS encoding VOC family protein encodes MFAFHLAFPIRDIEETRRFYVDVLGCREGRSTERWIDFDFFGNQISAHRSSEPRSTETSMVDGKAVPLHHFGAVLPRPVWDALRERLEAAGATFLLEPQIRYPGKPSEQGTFFILDPSGNGLEFKSFTDESGMFAQVEAT; translated from the coding sequence GTGTTCGCGTTTCATCTCGCCTTTCCCATTCGGGACATCGAGGAAACCCGCCGTTTCTACGTCGATGTCCTGGGCTGCCGCGAAGGGCGCTCCACCGAGCGGTGGATCGATTTCGACTTCTTCGGCAACCAGATCTCCGCCCACCGCTCTTCCGAGCCGCGCTCGACCGAGACCAGCATGGTCGACGGCAAGGCGGTGCCACTGCATCATTTCGGGGCGGTGCTGCCGCGCCCGGTCTGGGATGCGCTGAGGGAGCGGCTGGAGGCCGCCGGCGCGACCTTCCTCCTGGAACCGCAGATCCGCTATCCCGGCAAGCCCTCGGAACAGGGGACCTTCTTCATCCTCGATCCCTCCGGCAACGGACTGGAGTTCAAGAGCTTCACCGACGAATCCGGCATGTTCGCCCAGGTCGAGGCGACCTGA
- a CDS encoding porin — MTTPMNAFSLRAAALAGTAFAALTSAPALAEPSFDLILGGDAYFQGAYIRQQQDEGLRSREFANRYRLVVTPTATADNGLTYGARLRIVAGNGDPTVSTRNIENDRAFLFANGAFGTIQAGVINGLSDEYGMIGPNVEGVAGSPDSNGILFLNGSTTFGALPLAATSLRTLIAYDTGTKFVYITPSFGGLSAAVSYMPRSGDSNTSVNRRTTDALGDLLSFRDVVEAGAAFQTAVGDFSVEGSAFYATGKAVRQTDGVVSQSFEDLNSVHVGANVGYGPVKVGASYAYSGDSGYAEGLAQTRAQQNWIFGAQYSTGPLLFAANYLRALGNDSATMSTPSKADIWQGGITWTVAPGFTTGLEYDYVQSALQAARPDGGDLKDRAHIVMLDTRLAF, encoded by the coding sequence ATGACGACGCCCATGAACGCCTTCTCTCTTCGCGCCGCCGCTCTCGCCGGCACCGCCTTCGCCGCCCTGACGTCGGCCCCGGCCCTGGCCGAACCGAGCTTCGATCTGATCCTCGGCGGCGACGCCTATTTCCAGGGCGCCTACATCCGCCAGCAGCAGGACGAGGGCCTGCGCTCACGCGAGTTCGCCAACCGCTACCGTCTGGTCGTCACCCCGACGGCCACCGCCGACAACGGCCTGACCTACGGCGCGCGGCTGCGCATCGTGGCGGGCAACGGCGATCCCACCGTCTCGACCCGCAACATCGAGAACGACCGCGCCTTCCTCTTCGCCAACGGCGCCTTCGGCACGATCCAGGCCGGCGTCATCAACGGCCTGTCGGACGAGTACGGGATGATCGGCCCGAACGTCGAGGGCGTGGCCGGCAGCCCGGACAGCAACGGCATCCTGTTCCTCAACGGCTCAACCACCTTCGGCGCCCTGCCGCTGGCCGCCACCAGCCTGCGCACGCTGATCGCCTACGACACCGGCACCAAGTTCGTCTACATCACGCCGAGCTTCGGCGGCCTGTCGGCGGCGGTGTCCTACATGCCGCGCAGCGGCGACTCCAACACCTCGGTCAACCGCCGCACCACCGATGCGCTGGGCGACCTGCTGTCCTTCCGCGATGTGGTCGAGGCCGGCGCCGCCTTCCAGACCGCGGTCGGCGACTTCAGCGTCGAGGGCAGCGCCTTCTACGCGACCGGCAAGGCGGTGCGCCAGACCGACGGCGTCGTCAGCCAGTCCTTCGAGGATCTTAACTCCGTCCATGTCGGGGCCAACGTCGGCTATGGGCCGGTGAAGGTCGGCGCCAGCTACGCCTACAGCGGCGACAGCGGCTACGCCGAGGGCCTCGCCCAGACGCGGGCGCAGCAGAACTGGATCTTCGGCGCGCAGTACAGCACCGGGCCGCTGCTGTTCGCCGCCAACTACCTGCGGGCGCTGGGCAACGACAGCGCGACCATGTCCACGCCGAGCAAGGCGGACATCTGGCAGGGCGGCATCACTTGGACCGTCGCCCCCGGCTTTACCACCGGGCTGGAGTACGATTACGTGCAGTCCGCCCTGCAGGCGGCCCGCCCCGACGGCGGCGATCTGAAGGACCGCGCGCACATCGTGATGCTCGACACCCGCCTGGCGTTCTGA
- a CDS encoding SET domain-containing protein, whose amino-acid sequence MPLLIATRLASSPIHGLGLFAEEAVAAGTPVWAFDARIDRLLAPDDAVLAEFPQVARLVDFHGCVIEGVGVLLPGDDARFLNHADGPSIGRADPGDWRRFVARRAIAAGEEITCNYEDICADVREAGAALYLTGAAG is encoded by the coding sequence ATGCCGCTCCTCATCGCAACCCGCCTCGCCTCCAGCCCGATCCACGGGCTGGGGCTCTTCGCCGAGGAGGCGGTCGCCGCCGGCACGCCGGTGTGGGCGTTCGACGCCCGCATCGACCGCCTGCTGGCGCCCGACGACGCCGTGCTGGCGGAGTTTCCACAGGTCGCCCGGCTGGTCGACTTCCACGGCTGCGTGATCGAGGGGGTCGGCGTCCTTCTGCCGGGCGACGACGCCCGGTTCCTCAACCACGCGGATGGCCCGTCCATCGGGCGGGCCGACCCCGGCGACTGGCGGCGCTTCGTCGCCCGCCGCGCCATCGCCGCCGGGGAAGAGATCACCTGCAACTACGAGGACATCTGCGCCGACGTGCGCGAGGCCGGGGCGGCGCTGTATCTGACCGGGGCCGCGGGATGA